ATTAAATAGTTTTATGTAACCTGATAGATGTGTGTTTATTTTGACAAGCATGTAACAGTTGTATATGGTGAAGGCGGGTAGAGTTACCTGTGTTGCAGGCCATGTGTTGAAGTCATAGTCTTCCCGTTTGCCGTAATGAATTGCCATGAAAGTGATAGTTCCTTTGTTTAGATTTTTTGTAAAGGAAATTTTATACATGTTTTTCGGTAGTCTTAGTGTAGGATTCCATGAAGTGCCGTCATACCATATGGAATGGGTATGGGTATAGGAAACTTTTACTTTTGAGTTTAAAGGAAGTTTTACCATTACAGAAGATTCCGAGCCTTCGGTTTTTCCTTCTTTCCCGTTTGTATAGGTAAGATAACCTTTAACAGGGTCGTAGGTTGTTGTTATTACGTCGGTAGTTTTTGTCTTAAAGTAGCTTATGCCTGCAGTACCGTATTTTCCCAATCTTTGTTCCAGTCCTGCTGTTAAGCTTCTGCTTTTTTCCGGTTTCAGGTCTGGGTTTCCATAAAAGTTCCAGTTTGGATATTCTCCATAAAGTTGATCTATTGAAGGTGCTTTAAAGCTTTTACCATATTGGATTTTAAAAAGTGTTCTTGAGGATTTAACAGTGTAACTTCCGGCTAACTTGTATGATGTGAATGTTCCAAAAGAGGAGAAATGGTCTTTTCTTATTCCTGCTAAAATGTTTAGATTTTTCAGTTTTATATAACTGTTTAAAGATGCTGAATCTGTTTGTTGGCTTTTGTCAGAATAGCTTGTAGTATCTGTCACATCTACTCTGTGGTTAATTGACGGCATTATTGTTAAAAGGTCTGAAAGCTTTGTTTTAAGATTTAAGTCGGCATAGTAGGTGCTTCCGGAGTAGTATGTTTGAGAATCAGAATCATAGTCGGTAAAATTTCTCTGGGACTGTGAAGTGCCAAGATTAATGCTGGCAATAGTTTTTGGAGATAGTATATATTTCCCGTTGAAGGTTGCTGTTAGTTTGTGGTATTTTTCAAGTCCGTTGTCGTATTCACTTTCTCCGCTTTTATAGTTAAAGTAACTTTCTATTTTAATATTTTGGTTTAAAAGAGATGAAAAAGTGTATCCAATATCTTTGTAATTTGAGCTTTCTTTGTCTCCGTCGCTTTTTATGTCGTATCCATCTGTTCTAAAGTCTGTGTAGAAAAGGT
This region of Desulfurobacterium indicum genomic DNA includes:
- a CDS encoding TonB-dependent receptor plug domain-containing protein, translating into MKNLLKITSLIIVASVTSIPSKAEIPSVTVVSTKIPLSEEKTGDNVIVITKNDIEKWKVKSIEDVLKTAEGIAVSDNGWGQVSNIYIYGLDKKYILFLINGIPVNDPSTPDGTVDLSLLNLSDVEIIEILKGPQSALYGSQAVAGVINIITKPEGKNLVNLEYGSYNTKKGTVKVGFKKENTLFDLFYTDFRTDGYDIKSDGDKESSNYKDIGYTFSSLLNQNIKIESYFNYKSGESEYDNGLEKYHKLTATFNGKYILSPKTIASINLGTSQSQRNFTDYDSDSQTYYSGSTYYADLNLKTKLSDLLTIMPSINHRVDVTDTTSYSDKSQQTDSASLNSYIKLKNLNILAGIRKDHFSSFGTFTSYKLAGSYTVKSSRTLFKIQYGKSFKAPSIDQLYGEYPNWNFYGNPDLKPEKSRSLTAGLEQRLGKYGTAGISYFKTKTTDVITTTYDPVKGYLTYTNGKEGKTEGSESSVMVKLPLNSKVKVSYTHTHSIWYDGTSWNPTLRLPKNMYKISFTKNLNKGTITFMAIHYGKREDYDFNTWPATQVTLPAFTIYNCYMLVKINTHLSGYIKLFNLTDKNYQLAYGYNEPGRSIFAGIKLSF